A DNA window from Hordeum vulgare subsp. vulgare chromosome 1H, MorexV3_pseudomolecules_assembly, whole genome shotgun sequence contains the following coding sequences:
- the LOC123421296 gene encoding protein tesmin/TSO1-like CXC 2, whose translation MPELLYEAPQPPLFSVQLPFITFNAGRGKSHNMHPVSYCASHILIAATSPSLAAMLQSKWCSCVDRNCFDGKCACFTTEGVCSQDCGCRGECENIMKLDNDDVIRKQFAEYTKNKAAAAAQAAAAAQAVADQAAAAQAAAQPQPKPLPAREPGNTITWCACRTNGCRMHRCNCYEFKVRCTSKCTCKATICVNRFGLRGDGSNAESGGQRGTTSTPDGSTSQTLASRSSAAQAAAQTLPSSFSAAQAAAQTLPSSSVVAPDTKTKALPAREPGSKHKPCRCDKCKCENKYCVCFKAGLPCCDRCKCKDCNNSKTSEEKRQDLRIKREVPASAKDMPGGQRGTRSSSSSAVESAGKRPKHV comes from the exons ATGCCTGAATTACTTTATGAGGCACCCCAGCCCCCGTTGTTCTCTGTTCAGTTGCCTTTCATTACCTTCAATGCTGGCCGTGGGAAATCCCACAACATGCATCCTGTCTCATACTGTGCATCTCATATTCTCATTGCAGCTACCTCCCCATCATTGGCCGCGATGTTGCAATCGAAGTGGTGCTCGTGCGTCGACCGCAATTGCTTTGATGG AAAGTGTGCTTGTTTCACAACGGAAGGGGTGTGCTCTCAGGACTGTGGGTGCCGTGGTGAGTGCGAGAATATCATGAAGCTGGATAATGATGATGTTATCAGGAAGCAATTCGCTGAATACACCAAGAACAAAGCTGCTGCTGCCGCCCAAGCTGCTGCTGCCGCCCAAGCTGTTGCTGACCAAGCTGCCGCTGCCCAAGCCGCCGCTCAACCTCAACCTAAGCCATTGCCAGCACGAGAACCAGG GAATACCATCACATGGTGCGCGTGCAGGACGAACGGATGTCGAATGCATCGCTGCAATTGCTACGAG TTCAAGGTCAGGTGCACCTCCAAATGCACGTGCAAAGCAACAATATGTGTTAATCGCTTTGGGCTCAGAGGGG ATGGTTCCAACGCTGAATCAGGAGGGCAGCGAGGTACCACTAGCACACCTGACGGAAGCACTTCTCAGACGCTTGCATCACGCTCTTCTGCTGCCCAAGCTGCCGCTCAGACGCTTCCCTCGAGCTTTTCTGCTGCCCAAGCTGCCGCTCAAACGCTTCCCTCGAGCTCTGTTGTGGCGCCGGATACCAAGACTAAGGCATTGCCAGCACGAGAACCAGGGTCTAAGCACAAGCCATGCCGCTGTGACAAGTGCAAGTGTgaaaacaa GTACTGCGTATGTTTCAAGGCTGGCTTGCCTTGCTGTGACCGCTGCAAGTGCAAGGACTGCAATAACAGCAAGACcagtgaggagaagcggcaggacCTCAGGATTAAAAGAGAGGTTCCTGCTTCAG CCAAGGACATGCCCGGAGGTCAACGAGGTacccgcagcagcagcagcagcgccgtCGAATCGGCAGGCAAACGGCCAAAACACGTT TGA